The genomic interval GGGCGTTCGACCTCTGCGGTCAGCGCACAACTCAAGAAGCTGGAGGACCAGACCGAAACCGCTCTGGTGCGCAAATCCGGCCGGGGGCTGGCGCTGACCGAGAGCGGCGAAGTGCTGCTGTCCTATGCCCGCCGCATATTGAGCCTGAATGACGAGGCGATCAGCGCCGTTCGCGGGCCGGAACTCGCAGGCTGGATCCGCCTCGGGATTCAGGAGGATTTCGGAGAAACCGTGTTGCCGCAGGTGCTGGGCCGTTTCGCACGGGCCCATCCGCGGGTTCGGATCGAAGGGCGCATCGCTCGCAATAGCGAATTGCGGGAGAAGGTCGAGTCCGGCCATCTTGACCTCGCCTTGGCTTGGAATGACGACACGGCTTCGCCGGCTGAAACGGTTGCATCCATGCCACTGTGCTGGCTGGGCGCGGCGGAAACAGAAACTGTCTGGCAGACCGGCGGGAAAGAGCCGCTGCCACTTGCAGTCTTGGAAGCGCCGTGCCTTTTACGTAGCATTGCCTGCAACCACCTTGATCAACAGCGTATCGCCTGGCGCATTGCATTCGTCAGCCCTAGCCTCGGCGGGTTGTGGGCTGCGACAGCCGCAGGCCTTGGCATCGCACTTCGCACACCGTTCGGCCGGCCGCCTTCCGTACGGGTTCTCGATCCACTCACCAATGGTTTGCCACAACTCCCGTCGCTGGGGCTCAGCCTTCTTCGCTCCGGAAAAGACGAAAATCCAATCAGCGCCCATCTCGCCACGATCATCCGCCA from Agrobacterium tumefaciens carries:
- a CDS encoding LysR substrate-binding domain-containing protein, translated to MRLTHLDLDALRSFVIGIESGSFAQAADRLGRSTSAVSAQLKKLEDQTETALVRKSGRGLALTESGEVLLSYARRILSLNDEAISAVRGPELAGWIRLGIQEDFGETVLPQVLGRFARAHPRVRIEGRIARNSELREKVESGHLDLALAWNDDTASPAETVASMPLCWLGAAETETVWQTGGKEPLPLAVLEAPCLLRSIACNHLDQQRIAWRIAFVSPSLGGLWAATAAGLGIALRTPFGRPPSVRVLDPLTNGLPQLPSLGLSLLRSGKDENPISAHLATIIRQALQETLPEAWIVRP